Proteins from a genomic interval of Neovison vison isolate M4711 chromosome 4, ASM_NN_V1, whole genome shotgun sequence:
- the LOC122905481 gene encoding uncharacterized protein LOC122905481, with protein sequence MGRSGHPHPLPGAGRTPARPPGGAAPPDPASRLSVPSVRDPVPCAARGWRAGNFGAGRASTGGACGGHSRARGHPAAASPHAAQGGLPAVPAARAAHLRAPQGPGLSRTNRYEWASRSAPRPPRARAPPARELDGARPPLRLPAGAPARSR encoded by the coding sequence ATGGGGAGGTCcgggcacccccaccccctcccgggAGCGGGACGGACCCCGGCCCGGCCCCCGGGCGGGGCTGCACCCCCTGACCCTGCGAGCCGGCTCAGCGTCCCCTCCGTCCGGGACCCGGTACCTTGCGCCGCGCGCGGATGGCGTGCGGGAAACTTTGGGGCCGGACGGGCCAGCACCGGAGGGGCGTGCGGAGGGCACTCGCGGGCCCGCGGACACCCGGCCGCCGCCAGCCCGCACGCCGCCCAGGGGGGCCTCCCCGCGGTACCTGCGGCTCGGGCCGCGCATCTGCGGGCGCCCCAGGGGCCCGGGCTCTCCCGCACGAACCGCTATGAGTGGGCGTCGCGGTCCGCCCCGCGGCCGCCCCGGGCCCGCGCGCCCCCGGCCCGCGAACTTGACGGGGCCCGCCCCCCGCTCCGTCTGCCCGCAGGAGCGCCGGCCCGCTCGCGGTGA